From Weissella confusa, a single genomic window includes:
- a CDS encoding amino acid permease, giving the protein MADKKPEEVQLKRSLTSNQMQMIALGGTIGVGLFMGSTSTIKWTGPSVLLAYAFVGLLLYLVMRALGEMIFINPTTGSFADYATNYIHPLAGYLTKWSNVFQYIVVGISEVIAVSTYLNYWWPNLPGWISGVVVIATLTLANLASAKAYGTMEFYFAMIKVVTIILMIVIGVMVIFLGLGNHWHAIGLSNLWSHGGFFTGGVKGFIFSLSIIVGSYQGIEVLGITAGEAADPRNAIVKSVKSVVWRILIFYIGAIFVIVTIYPWNQLAAVGSPFVETFSKVGIAGAAGIINFVVLTAAMSGANSGIYSSSRMLYKLSRDKETSGIFQKLSSHQVPYVSILGISGGILLGLILNTVLSIYSKSTANIFVLVYSSSVLPGMVPWFVILWSELSFRRSNKELLKDHPFKMPLYPLSNYFAIFALLLIVVFMFINPETRISVMIGAGFLILLSIFFFATNKHKQIAE; this is encoded by the coding sequence ATGGCAGATAAAAAACCAGAGGAAGTGCAGCTTAAGCGCTCCCTGACGTCAAATCAAATGCAGATGATTGCCCTCGGTGGCACGATCGGAGTTGGACTCTTTATGGGATCAACTTCTACCATTAAGTGGACCGGGCCTTCAGTTTTGCTAGCATACGCTTTCGTGGGGTTGCTTCTTTACCTTGTGATGCGTGCCTTGGGTGAGATGATTTTCATCAACCCAACGACCGGTTCATTTGCCGATTATGCAACGAATTACATTCACCCCTTGGCCGGTTACCTAACAAAGTGGAGTAACGTCTTCCAATATATCGTGGTTGGTATTAGTGAAGTTATTGCCGTTAGTACGTATTTGAATTACTGGTGGCCTAACCTACCCGGTTGGATTTCCGGCGTGGTGGTTATCGCAACTTTGACGCTAGCCAATCTTGCTTCCGCTAAAGCTTACGGTACGATGGAGTTCTACTTCGCGATGATTAAGGTTGTGACGATTATTTTGATGATTGTCATCGGAGTGATGGTTATCTTCCTCGGTCTAGGTAATCACTGGCACGCAATCGGCCTTTCAAACCTTTGGTCACACGGCGGTTTCTTTACCGGCGGTGTAAAGGGATTCATCTTCTCACTTTCAATTATCGTTGGTTCATATCAAGGAATCGAAGTACTTGGTATCACTGCTGGTGAAGCAGCTGATCCACGTAACGCCATCGTTAAGTCAGTTAAGTCAGTTGTTTGGCGTATCTTGATTTTCTACATCGGGGCTATCTTCGTTATCGTGACGATTTACCCTTGGAACCAATTAGCTGCCGTTGGTTCACCATTCGTTGAGACGTTCTCAAAGGTTGGTATCGCCGGTGCCGCTGGAATCATTAACTTTGTTGTTTTGACGGCCGCTATGTCAGGTGCCAACTCTGGTATCTACAGTTCAAGTCGTATGTTGTACAAGTTGTCTCGTGACAAGGAAACGTCAGGCATCTTCCAAAAGTTGTCTTCACACCAAGTTCCTTACGTTTCAATCTTGGGAATTTCAGGTGGTATCTTGCTTGGTTTGATTTTGAACACGGTTCTTTCAATCTACAGCAAGTCTACGGCTAACATCTTCGTGCTGGTTTATAGCTCAAGTGTGTTGCCTGGTATGGTGCCTTGGTTCGTTATTTTGTGGTCAGAATTGTCATTCCGCCGTTCAAATAAAGAACTTTTGAAGGATCACCCATTCAAAATGCCGCTTTATCCACTATCAAATTACTTTGCCATCTTCGCCTTGTTGCTAATCGTTGTCTTCATGTTCATCAATCCTGAGACGCGTATCTCAGTTATGATTGGTGCTGGATTCTTGATTTTGCTATCAATTTTCTTCTTTGCTACGAACAAGCACAAGCAAATTGCTGAATAA
- a CDS encoding APC family permease, whose product MEQKSLFSRMARKEDPQNYADKDGHLKPVLGMREMIAMGVGTVVGAGIFTMPGIVAADYAGPAVVLSFVIAAIIAGLSALAYSEFASAMPFAGSIYSWANVIYGEFIGWLSGWAVLAEYLIALALISASWSSYFQGFLSGFGIALPKALTASFNAGNGTWFDLFGALSLLVVGHLVSRGVKGAAKIENWLVIGKIAVIVLFIVVGATAIQLQNWLPFVPKHVPGTNFGGVHGIFMGAAQVFFAYIGFDTIAANSAEVKDAQRTMPRAIIGTLLIATVLFVGVAGVLTGMYKYTKYANNAEPAAWALRESGHLFTANLLSVVALVGMFSGLIALMIGGSRLVYSFGRDGLMPQAFAKLDSRGLPFNATVVLTVLGVILGAVFPVGMLANLVSAGTLIAFIVASVGILKLRKREDIDHSGYKMPWYPVLPIISALASLGLFFSLNKDALILALGWVVIGAIVYVLYGAKHSNKG is encoded by the coding sequence ATGGAACAAAAGAGTTTGTTCTCGCGCATGGCGCGAAAGGAAGACCCGCAAAATTACGCTGACAAGGATGGTCATTTGAAGCCAGTCCTTGGCATGCGTGAGATGATTGCCATGGGTGTTGGAACTGTTGTTGGAGCTGGTATCTTTACGATGCCTGGAATCGTGGCCGCTGATTATGCGGGTCCTGCGGTTGTCTTGTCATTCGTAATTGCCGCCATTATCGCTGGTTTGTCAGCGTTGGCATATTCAGAATTTGCTTCTGCAATGCCATTTGCCGGATCAATCTACTCATGGGCAAATGTTATTTACGGTGAGTTCATTGGTTGGTTGTCAGGATGGGCTGTTTTGGCTGAGTACTTGATTGCCTTGGCGCTGATTTCAGCATCATGGTCATCATACTTCCAAGGATTCTTATCAGGATTCGGAATTGCGCTTCCTAAGGCACTAACGGCATCATTTAACGCAGGTAACGGTACTTGGTTCGACTTGTTCGGTGCTTTGTCATTGTTGGTTGTCGGTCACTTGGTATCACGTGGTGTTAAGGGTGCAGCCAAGATTGAAAACTGGTTGGTTATCGGTAAGATTGCGGTTATCGTCTTGTTCATCGTTGTTGGTGCCACGGCAATTCAATTGCAAAACTGGTTGCCATTCGTACCTAAGCACGTGCCTGGTACGAACTTCGGTGGTGTCCACGGTATCTTCATGGGTGCAGCACAAGTCTTCTTCGCTTACATCGGATTTGACACAATCGCTGCTAACTCAGCTGAAGTTAAGGATGCACAACGCACGATGCCACGTGCCATCATCGGTACGTTGTTGATTGCGACGGTTTTGTTCGTTGGTGTTGCTGGTGTCTTGACTGGTATGTACAAGTACACGAAGTACGCAAACAACGCTGAGCCTGCTGCTTGGGCATTGCGTGAGTCAGGTCACTTGTTCACGGCTAACTTGCTTTCAGTTGTGGCTTTGGTTGGAATGTTCTCAGGTTTGATTGCCTTGATGATCGGTGGATCACGTTTGGTTTACTCATTCGGTCGAGATGGTTTGATGCCACAAGCATTCGCAAAGTTGGATTCACGTGGTTTGCCATTTAACGCGACGGTTGTTTTGACGGTCTTGGGTGTTATCTTGGGCGCTGTCTTCCCGGTTGGTATGTTGGCTAACTTGGTTTCAGCTGGTACGTTGATTGCCTTTATCGTTGCTTCAGTTGGTATTTTGAAGTTGCGTAAGCGTGAAGATATTGATCACTCAGGCTACAAGATGCCTTGGTATCCAGTATTGCCAATCATCTCAGCACTTGCTTCATTGGGATTGTTCTTCTCATTGAACAAGGATGCGTTGATTTTGGCGCTTGGATGGGTTGTCATCGGAGCGATTGTTTACGTCTTGTACGGTGCTAAGCACAGTAACAAGGGTTAA